The genomic segment GTCGCCCGACAGCTTCTTACGATCGTTCAGGGCCTTGATCGGCATTGTGTGGCTGTTCCTGTCGCTGGGGCAAGCCGCGCGCCGGCCGCTCCTGTCGGAATGCCCTACTCTCGGCAGCCGGAGCCAGCCAGCCCGGATACGCGAATCGGCGCGTGACCGCCTGCCGTTCGCACCGCGTGCTCGCCCGACACGCTCGCCACCTCCAGGACCCGATCGCGGCGCGGCAGGACATCTCGGAGCACATCGAGATTGACCGCCCCGTTGCGGGCTGCGGCCGGGGCGAACAGAGCCGCGTCGGCGGCACGCTCGCCGTTCAAGATGGCTCTCCTGCGAACACGGCCCGGGTCCGGTCGGCGGCCCGACAGGGCGATCCGTCCGTGCGCCTCCCTCCCGCCCCAATCAAGCCCTGTGTGGCTCGACCGAAAGGGCGGCACCGCCTCACCCGCGAGCCCGCGGCCGGAACCGGCCTGGACTTCGAAAACGCACTTCTACTCCACCCAAGGCAAACCGGTCTTGAACGCACCCCATCGCGCCGACACAGCGCCGCGCCTCAGCCCGGCCGAGATCCGCTCCATCATCATCGGCCTCGTCGCCGCGATGCTGCTCGCGGCCCTCGACCAGACCATCGTGGCGACCGCCATGCCGACGATCGGGCTCGAACTCGGAGACGCCGCGAACCTGCCCTGGATCGTCACGGCCTATCTCCTGGCCTCCACCGCCGTCACGCCGCTCTACGGCAAGCTCTCCGACATCCACGGCCGGCGGATCATGCTGCTGATCGCGATCACGACCTTCAGCGTCGGCTCCCTGCTTTGCGCGCTCGCCCCGACGATGATCGCGCTGGCGCTCGCCCGCGGCCTTCAGGGCATCGGCGGCGGTGGCCTGATCGCGCTGTCCCAGATCATCCTCGCCGACATCCTCTCGGCCAAGGAGCGGGCGCGCTATCAGGTCTACATCGCGGGCGTGTTCGCCCTGTCCTCGGTGGCCGGCCCGCTGCTCGGCGGCTTCTTCGCCCAGCACCTGCACTGGTCGGCGATCTTCTGGATCAACCTGCCGATCGGGCTTGCCGCCTTCATCCTCACCAACGACAAGCTCAGGCTCCTGCCCCGCAACGAACGGCGGCACAGCGTCGATTATCCGGGTGCGGCGCTCCTCGTCGTGAGCTCGACCAGCCTGATGCTGGCCCTGAGCTGGGGCGGCGTCCGCTATCCCTGGGGCTCGGCACCGGTGCTCGGGCTCGCCGCCTTCGGTCTTCTCAGCGGTGTGGCCTTCGCGGCTCGCCTCGCGACCGCGGGTGAACCGCTGATCCCTTTGAGCGTGCTGCGCGACCGCGTCGTCACCAGCGCGACGCTCGCCGCCTGCTTCGCCATGGGCACCCTGATCGGCCTCAGCATCTACGTCCCGATCTTCCTCGAGGGCGTCATCGGGCTCGATCCCAGCCGCTCGGGCCTCGCGATGGTGCCGCTGATGGTCGGGACCGTCGTGGGTGCCACCCTCTCGGGCCGCTCGATGGCGTACCTCCGGCACTACAAGCGCCTGCCCCTGGCGCTGCTGACGCTGAGCGTCGGCGCCTGCGGGCTGCTCGCCTTCATGGGGCCCGAGCTTCCGCTCTGGTTCACCGAGATCCTGTTCGTGCTGCTCTCGATGGGGATCGGCACGGTGCTGCCGCTCTCGACGATCGTGGTCCAGAATGCCGTCGCGCCGCAGCAGCTCGGCATCGCCACCGCCTCGATGAACTTCTTCCGCTCGCTGGGCGGCGCCCTGATCGTCGCGATCTTCGGCACGCTCGTGCTTGGCGGGGCGGGCGGGGCCGGCGAAAGCGCGGTGCACGACATGGCCGCGCTGATCCGGGGAGCCGATGCCGGCCAGCTCGGGCAGACCTTCCGCCTCGTCTTCCTCGCCGCCTGCTTCGGCCTCGTTCTGGCGCTCGGCTGCCTCAGCCTGGTCGAGGAGCGCCCGTTGCAGGAGACCGTCGGCCATGGGCGCGACGGGCGCGGTCAGAGGGACTGACTCATCCTGCCTCTTCGCGAGCGAGAGGGATCGGCCGCCGGCCCTTCGACCGGCGCATGGTCCGTGTCGATGCAGGCCGAGCCTGAGGCGTGCATTAGCAGTCTCATGCGGCGCGCCGCCTGCCTGACCCAGTCACCCGTCCGTGATGTCGCGAAGGTCGACGCGTCACGCGAGCCCTTGGTCGCGCGTCTCGGCGTGACGGAGCATTCAGGTTGAAAGGACGCGTTCTTTCGCGGGTCCAGGGCAGAGCCCTGGATAAAGGAAAGCCGGGGCTCTGCCCCGGCTCCCCGCCAAAAGGATATTCCCTTTGGAAACCCACCTATCGGGAGGCGAGCGCCTTCGGCAGGCGGAAGGCCCAGAAGCTGCCGCCCTGGTTGATGCCAGCCGTCGTCTTGGCGACTTCGCCGCCCCAGAGCGGCACCGCGCCACCCCAGCCAGCCGCGACGCCGATCCACTGCTCGCCGTCCTGCTCCCAGGTGATCGGCGAGGCGACGACGCCGGTGCCGACCTGGAACTTCCAGACTTCCTCGCCGGTCTTGGCGTCAAACGCCTTCAGGAAGCCCTCGGGCGTTCCGGTGAAGACGAGGTTGCCCGCGGTGGTGAGCACGCCGGCCCAGAGCGGGGCCTTGTTCTTGTACTCCCACACGACCTTCTTGGTCGCCGGGTCGATGGCCTTCAGCGAGCCGATATGATCCTCGAAAGTCGGCTTGATGGTGAAGCCCGCGCCGAGATAGGCGGCGCCCTTCTTGTAGTTCACCGGCTCGTTCCAGATGTCCATGCCCCACTCGTTGGAGGGGACGTAGAACAGCCGGGTGTCGGGGCTGTAGGCGATCGGGTTCCAGTTCTTGCCGCCGAGGAAGCCCGGCGTCGCGTAGACGGACTTGCCCTTCTTGCCGTCCTCGGACTTGGCCGGGTCGCCGGGGCGGTTGGCGTCGTCGTAGATCGGGCGCCCGTTCTCGTCGATGCCCTTGGCCCAGTTGATGTTGGACACGAACGGCGTGGCCGACAGGAACGCCCCGTTGGTGCGGTCGAGGACGTAGAAGAAGCCGTTGCGGTCGGCGGTGGCGCCGGCCTTCACGGTCTTGCCGTCCTTCTGCATGTCGAAGGGCACGAACTCGTTGACCCCGTCGTAGTCCCAGCCGTCATGCGGCGTGGTCTGGAAGCCCCAGACGATCTCGCCGTTGTCGGAGTTGATCGCGAGCCGCGAGGCCGACCACTTGTTGTCGCCCGGGCGGAGCGCCGAGTTCCACGGGCCCGGGTTGCCGGTGCCGAAGTAGATCAGGTTCAGCTCGGGGTCGTAGGTGCCGCCGAGCCAGGTGGCGCCGCCGCCGAACTTCCAGGTGTCGCCGGGCCAGGACTCGTTGGCCTTGCCGGTCATGGTCGAGGGCTTGCCATTCAGCTCGCCCATATGGCCCTCGATGACGGGCCGCTTCCACACCACCTCGCCGGTCTCGGCATCGCGCGCCTCGACGCGGCCGACCACACCGAACTCGCCGCCCGACACGCCGGTGATGATCTTGCCCTTCACGATCATCGGCGCAGCGGTGTAGCTGTAGCCGGACTTGAAGTCGTCGATATCCTTGCGCCAGACGACCTTACCGGTCTTCTGGTCGAGCGCGACGAGCTTGGCGTCGAGCGTGCCGAAATAGACCTTGTCCTTGTAGAGGGCGGCGCCGCGGTTCACCACGTCGCAGCAGGGCAGAATGCCCTCGGGAAGGCGGGCGTTGTATTCCCACTTCTTCTCGCCGGTGCGCGCATCGACGGCGTAGAGGCGCGAATAGGAGCCGGTGACGTAGAGCACGCCGTCCTTGACCAGCGCCTGGCTCTCCTGGCCGCGCTGCTTCTCGCCGCCGAAGGAGAACGACCAAGCCGGGACGAGGCCCTTGATGTTGTCGCGGTTGAGCGTCTTGATCGGGCTGAAGCGCTGCGCCTGCGGGCCGAGGCCGTAGGTGACGACGTCGTCCGTCGTCTTGGCGTCGTTGAGGATGTCCTGCTCGGTCACCTCGGCGATCGCTGGAAGGGCGAGGCCGACGCTGAGGGCGGCGAGCCCCACCGCCGTCAGGAAATGGTTCCGCATTCTCATGTGGCGTGTCCTCCGTGGATCATAGGGGCCCCTGTTCTTCAGGGACTGCGAGGCTTCTCTGTCCTGACCGACTCGGCCGGCTGCCTCTTGGAGACGAAGCCTAGAGCGCTTCTCAGCAAACTCTTATTGGCCTTTGGTCGAACGCTGTCCTGATCCGCTCGTAGTCTGTGCGAGCAGCGCCGTCCGCCCCGCTTTCGAGGCAGGACGAAGACGCTGGCGAACGGACAGGCCGACAGCCTTCGGGGCTTGCCGGGCGAGGCTGCCTGCGCTGGCGAAGGCCGGCGGGGAGATCAGTACCCTTGCGGCGCGGTGTAGGTGACGCCGTAGGTCGCGCAGATCGCCTTGAGGCGCCCCTCCTGCGCCAGGGCGGCGAGGGCATCGCCGACCGCGTAGGCGAGGTCGCGGGAATCGCTGCGCACCGCGCCACCGAGATCCCAGCGCGTCCGCACCAGACCGGGGATCGGCACCTCGACCACGGGATTGTCCTCGCCCGCAGCGCCGGCCGCCGCCAGCGCCGCCTCGATTCCCGCGCGGGTGCCGGCCAGGATCGGGGTCTCGCCCGCGAGGTAGGCCTTCGCCGCCTCGTCGAAGCTGCGGAAATGCCGGATCTGGCCGCGGAAGCGGCCGCCCTCGGCGTTCATCAGCAGGCTGTCGGAGGCGCTCGTGCCCTCGACCGCAACGCTGTGGCCCTCCAGGTCGCGTACGCCCTCGAACCCCTCGATCCGGCCGCGGTGATAGGCGAAGGCCAGCCGCTGCTCGAAATAGGGATTGGTCAGGAAGATCTGCTCGTTGCGGGTGGCCAGGATGCGGTCATGGGGCACGTGCAGCATCAGGTCGGCGAGCGGCGTGCCAGCGAGGTCGCCCCGCCACAGGTTCAGCCGGAAATCGCCATCGACGTTCTCGCCCGCATCCACCACCCGCAGGTCGAGCTTCAGCTTGAGCCGCTCGGCGATGGCCTGTGCGATGTCGGCGTCGATGCCGCGGGGCGAGGCCTTCCCCGCTTCTGAGAAGGGCCGGTTGTCGTCGTAGATCGCCACGCGCAGGACGCCGGAGGCCGTCACCTCGTCGAGCGGACGCGCGAGCGCCGGCCCGCCCGCGAACGCTCCGGCGACGGTCAGGCAGGCGAGGGCGGCGAGGCCGCGGCGGGACAGGACGCGCATCGGCGACAGGTGTCCTACTCTTCGTGCTTGGCTTCGATGTAGGTGCGGATCGCCCACAGGGCCTCCTGCGACAGCACGCCCTCAAAAGCCGGCATCTTCATCACGCCGTTGGTGGTCGCGCCGTGGCGGACGCGCTCGACGAAGTACTCGTCGCCCTCCTTGCCGAGCGGAAGGTAGCGCAGGTCCGGCGCCAGACCGCCGGAGATCACCTGAAGGCCGTGGCAGCGGGCGCAGTTCTGGTTGAACCCGGAATCACCGATGGTGATCGCCTTCGCGTCGCCGCGATAGGGATTCTCCTCGCGCCACGTCTCGCCCAGAGGCGCGAGGCCGGCGGTATCCACGGGCTGCGGCTGCACATCGCCGTGGCCGAGGGCGGCGGAGACGGACAGGACAAGGCCGACGGCGAGGAGCCCGCCCTTGAGGGGTGCAGCCTTCATTCTCATTCCTCCCATTCTTGAGGGGAGGGTTAGCAAGCGCGCCCGGCCGAACCCATTGTGCTTTGGTAGGGGGCGGTCGGTAGCACCTTGGTCCAATACCGGGACTGCCCCGTTCGCACGTATCACTCTCCCAACAACAATCGGGAGGCGAGCAGAGCGCGATGCTGGCGCGGCTCGGGAAACGGCACGGCGGCCCGCTTCGGGCAACGAAGCCGCGGCGCAGGGCGCGCGGCGTCGGGCTGCTTCTGCTCGGCCTGCTGCCCGTCGCGGCCCAGGCCGAGCCGCTGGCGATTCACTACTTGGAGCGGCGCATCGAGCGCCCGACGCCCCTCAACAACGAAGATCCGATCCCCGATGACGAGGGGCTGAAGGGCGCCGAACTCGGGCTCAAGGATTCGAACGCCACCGGCCGGTTCGTCTCGTTGACCTTCCGCCTCGACAGCCGCGTCGTCGGGCCCGACGAGGATCTTCGCGCCGCCTTCCGTGCGCTGGGCGAGACCCCCCGCTTTGTCCTTCTGAACGTGCCGGCCGAGGACGTGCTGGCGCTCGCCGACATGCCCGAGACCAAGGGCACCGTGTTCCTCAATGTCGGCGCGCCGGATTCGCGCCTGCGCGAGGCCGATTGCCGGCCTCGACTGCTCCACGTCCTGCCCTCGCGGGCGATGCTCGCTGACGCGCTGGTGCAGTTCCTCGCCTACAAGCGCTGGACCCGCATCCTGCTGCTCTCCGGCCCGGCTCCGGCCGATGCGCTCTACGCCGAAGCGTTGAAGAAGAGCGCCAAAAAGTTCGGCGCGCGGATCGTGGCCGAATCCCGCTTCGACCCGCAGGGGGGCGACACCCGCGACACCGCTTTGCGCGAATTCGTGCTGCCCACCCGCGGCCCGGAGCACGACGTGGTCGCGGTGGCCGACGAGGCGGGGGCGTTCGGGGCGAACCTCGTCTACAACACCGCCGCGGCCCGGCCCGTGGTCGGCACGCAGGGGCTGACGCCTGCGGCCTGGGGGCGTCCGGTCGAGGCCTGGGCGGCGGTGCAGCTCCAGACCCGGTTTCGGCGGCTCGCGGGGCGGGCGATGCGCCCGATCGACTATGCCGGCTGGATGGCCGTGCACGCGCTCGGCGAGGCGGCGGTGCAGGCGCGCAGCACCGATCCCGACACGGTGGCGGCCCTCATGCTGTCGCCACGCTTCGAGGTCGGTGGCTTCAAGGGGCGCCCCTTGAGCTTCCGCGCCTGGGACGGGCAGTTGCGCCAGCCGGTCTTCCTGCTCTGGCCGGGCGCGGTGACGGCGACCGCGCCGATCGAAGGCTTCCAGCACCACCGCACCGAACTCGACACGCTCGGCCCCGACGAGCCGGAGAGCGCGTGCCGGGCTTTCCGGAAACCGGGCTGATGCGCGTGCCATCCGCTGACGCCGCACACGAGAACGGAAGGTTCTGCATGAGCCGCGCTTGGACCGCACGCCTCCTCCTCTGCGCCGGCCTGCTCGGCCTCGCGACGGGACCGGCGAGGGCGGAGGAAATCTTCGTCTCGAACGAGCGCGACAATACCGTCTCGGTGATCGACGGGACCTCGCTCGAGGTGGTCCGCACCTTCCCCGTCGGCCGGCGCCCGCGCGGGCTCACCTTCTCCCGCGACGGACGCACGCTCTACGTCTGCGCCAGCGATTCCGACGCGGTGCAGGTGATCGACCCCGAGACGGGGGCGCTACGCCACAACCTGCCCTCCGGCGAGGATCCGGAGCAGTTCGCGCTGGCGCCCGACGACCGCACCCTGTTCATCGCCAACGAGGAGAACGCCACCACCACGGTCGTTGACGCACAGACGCGCAAGGTGCTGGCGCAGATCGATGTCGGCATCGAGCCCGAGGGCATGGCGGTGAGCCCGGACGGCAAGACCGCCGTCACCACCTCCGAGACCACCAACATGGTCCATTGGATCGACGTGCCGACGTTGAGCGCCACTGACGCGACCCCGGTGGGCCAGCGCCCGCGCGCCGCCGCCTTCTCGGCGGACGGACGGATGCTGTGGGCGTCCTCCGAGATCGGCGGCACCGTCGCGGTGATCGACACTGCCAGCCGCAAGGTGGTCGAGACCATCGAATTCGCGGTGAAGGGCATTGCCGCCGACCGGCTCCAGCCGGTGGGCATCACCCTGACCCGGGACGGGCGCTTCGCCTTCGTCGCGCTCGGCCCCTCTGACCGCGTCGCGGTGATCGACGCCAAGACCTACAAGGTCTTGAACTACATCCTCGTCGGACGCCGGGTCTGGCAGCTTGCGATGACGCCGGACGAGTCGCGACTGTTCACGACCAACGGCGTCTCGGGCGACGTCACCGTGATCGACGTGGCAACCCAGCGCCCGATCCGCAGCGTCAAGGTCGGCCGCTTCCCCTGGGGTGTCGCCGTGCGCCCAGCCGTCACGCCCGAGCGGGCCGCGGGCGCCGCCCCGTGACACGATCTGGACGCGGCGACATCGCATCGAACGTCCTGCGGTCAGCGCTGCTCGCACTGCTTGCCCTGCTCCTGGCCGTCCCGTTGGCCAAGGCGGGCACCCTCGACCGGGCCGGGATGGAGCGCCACTTTCCCGCGCCGCTCGTCGTCGGCGAGCGCGACGCGACGCTGCCGGTCTGGCCGATCCTGAAGCAGGAGGCCGGCAGCTACGAAGTCTTCGCCTACGCCTTCGAGTCGATCGACCTCGCGCCGATCCCCGGTTTCGGCGGCACGCCCCCCGATCTCCTCGTGGCGCTCGCCCCCGACGGGACGTTCCGCGACGTGAAGGTGATCGCCCACCACGAGCCGGTGTTTCTGGAAGGGCTCGGCTCGGAGCCGCTCTTCGCCTTCGTCGAGCAGTATGTCGGGATGTCGGCCCGTCGCCCGATCCGGGTCGGGCGTCCGAACGCCCGCGGCTCGGGTGCTGCGCCGCAGACCACGGTCGATGGCATCTCGATGGCCACCGCCTCGACGCGGGTGATCAACGAATCGATCCTCGCCGCCTCCCTCGCGGTGGCGCGGGCAAAGCTCGGGTTCGGGGCCGCCAATCTCGGCCTGAAGGTCGAGGCGCGGCCCGATACCGGCGAAGCCCTGACGGTGGCCGAGTTGACCACGCGGGGCTGGCTCCGGCGGCTGACCGTCACCAACGCGGGGGCCGAGACCGCCTTCCGCGACGCGGGCGTGGCGGGCGCCGGTGACGGCCCGGCCGAGGCTCCGTTGGTCGACCTGACCTTCGCCGACCTCAACGTGCCGGCGATCGGCCGCGCCCTGCTCGGGGCCGAACGCTTCGCCGCCCTGACCCGCGAACTCGGGCCCGGCGACCACGCGGTGCTGGTGGTAAGCCACGGCGCCGAGAACCCGCTCGGGGACGAGTTCGTGCTCGGCTCGATCCCCGACCGGCTGACGGTGATGCAAGGTGGGCTCGCGGTGAATGCCCGCGACATGGCCATCGAGCGGCGCGGGGCCGCGCCCGGCTTGCCAGACGGGCCCTGGACGATCCTTCGCATCACCGCAGCGGCAGGCTTCGATCCCTCCGCGCCTTGGACGCTGAGCGCGAAGATCGTGCGCGAGCGCGGCCAGATCTTTCCGGAAAAAATCGCACGCGAGTTCTCCGCCGACTACGCGCTCCCGGCCGATCTCTTCATCCGCGAGGCGGCGGAGGCGGGGCCGAGCTGGACCGATCCATGGCGCGCGCGCGGCGTCGAACTCGGCGTGATCACCCTGGCCCTTGCCGGGCTGGTGCCGGTGCTGGCGCGCCAGCGCGGCCTCGTGGCGGACCGGCGCCGCTTTCCGGCGTTCCGGCTCGCCTACCTCGCCTTCACGCTTCTCTTCATCGGCTGGTACGCCCAGGCGCAGCTCTCCATCGTGACGCTCGTCGGACTCGTGCGTGCCGCGACCGTGACGCACGACCTCACCTTCCTGCTCTACGACCCGCCCTCGCTGCTGCTCTGGGCCTTCGTCATTGCCACCCTCGTCGTCTGGGGGCGCGGCACGTTCTGCGGCTGGCTCTGCCCGTTCGGCGCCTTGCAGGAATTTGTTGCGTGGTTGGCCAAGCCCCTGCGCATCCGGCCGGTTGCGGTATCGCCACGGCTCGATCGCGCCTTGCGGCAGGTGAAATACGTCCTGCTCGCCGGCATCCTCCTCGCCGCCGCGACCGGCTCGCCGCTCGCCGACAGCCTGTCCGAGGCCGAGCCGTTCAAGACGGCCATCACCCTGTACTTCGTGCGGGCTTGGCCGTTCGTCGCCTATGCGCTCGGCCTGCTCGTCCTCAACCTGTTCGTCTACAAGGGGTTCTGCCGCTACCTGTGTCCGCTCGGCGCGAGTCTCGCCGTCCTCG from the Methylorubrum extorquens genome contains:
- a CDS encoding Cytochrome c550 is translated as MKAAPLKGGLLAVGLVLSVSAALGHGDVQPQPVDTAGLAPLGETWREENPYRGDAKAITIGDSGFNQNCARCHGLQVISGGLAPDLRYLPLGKEGDEYFVERVRHGATTNGVMKMPAFEGVLSQEALWAIRTYIEAKHEE
- a CDS encoding conserved protein of unknown function (Evidence 4 : Unknown function but conserved in other organisms), which produces MNGERAADAALFAPAAARNGAVNLDVLRDVLPRRDRVLEVASVSGEHAVRTAGGHAPIRVSGLAGSGCRE
- the exaF gene encoding PQQ-dependent ethanol dehydrogenase precursor (QEDH), lanthanide-containing (Evidence 2a : Function from experimental evidences in other organisms; PubMedId : 27573017; Product type e : enzyme), with the translated sequence MRMRNHFLTAVGLAALSVGLALPAIAEVTEQDILNDAKTTDDVVTYGLGPQAQRFSPIKTLNRDNIKGLVPAWSFSFGGEKQRGQESQALVKDGVLYVTGSYSRLYAVDARTGEKKWEYNARLPEGILPCCDVVNRGAALYKDKVYFGTLDAKLVALDQKTGKVVWRKDIDDFKSGYSYTAAPMIVKGKIITGVSGGEFGVVGRVEARDAETGEVVWKRPVIEGHMGELNGKPSTMTGKANESWPGDTWKFGGGATWLGGTYDPELNLIYFGTGNPGPWNSALRPGDNKWSASRLAINSDNGEIVWGFQTTPHDGWDYDGVNEFVPFDMQKDGKTVKAGATADRNGFFYVLDRTNGAFLSATPFVSNINWAKGIDENGRPIYDDANRPGDPAKSEDGKKGKSVYATPGFLGGKNWNPIAYSPDTRLFYVPSNEWGMDIWNEPVNYKKGAAYLGAGFTIKPTFEDHIGSLKAIDPATKKVVWEYKNKAPLWAGVLTTAGNLVFTGTPEGFLKAFDAKTGEEVWKFQVGTGVVASPITWEQDGEQWIGVAAGWGGAVPLWGGEVAKTTAGINQGGSFWAFRLPKALASR
- a CDS encoding conserved protein of unknown function; putative exported protein (Evidence 4 : Unknown function but conserved in other organisms); translation: MLARLGKRHGGPLRATKPRRRARGVGLLLLGLLPVAAQAEPLAIHYLERRIERPTPLNNEDPIPDDEGLKGAELGLKDSNATGRFVSLTFRLDSRVVGPDEDLRAAFRALGETPRFVLLNVPAEDVLALADMPETKGTVFLNVGAPDSRLREADCRPRLLHVLPSRAMLADALVQFLAYKRWTRILLLSGPAPADALYAEALKKSAKKFGARIVAESRFDPQGGDTRDTALREFVLPTRGPEHDVVAVADEAGAFGANLVYNTAAARPVVGTQGLTPAAWGRPVEAWAAVQLQTRFRRLAGRAMRPIDYAGWMAVHALGEAAVQARSTDPDTVAALMLSPRFEVGGFKGRPLSFRAWDGQLRQPVFLLWPGAVTATAPIEGFQHHRTELDTLGPDEPESACRAFRKPG
- a CDS encoding conserved protein of unknown function, periplasmic binding protein precursor, putative periplasmic binding protein-like II (Evidence 4 : Unknown function but conserved in other organisms), with the translated sequence MRVLSRRGLAALACLTVAGAFAGGPALARPLDEVTASGVLRVAIYDDNRPFSEAGKASPRGIDADIAQAIAERLKLKLDLRVVDAGENVDGDFRLNLWRGDLAGTPLADLMLHVPHDRILATRNEQIFLTNPYFEQRLAFAYHRGRIEGFEGVRDLEGHSVAVEGTSASDSLLMNAEGGRFRGQIRHFRSFDEAAKAYLAGETPILAGTRAGIEAALAAAGAAGEDNPVVEVPIPGLVRTRWDLGGAVRSDSRDLAYAVGDALAALAQEGRLKAICATYGVTYTAPQGY
- a CDS encoding conserved membrane protein of unknown function; FMN-binding and 4Fe-4S binding domains (Evidence 4 : Unknown function but conserved in other organisms), giving the protein MTRSGRGDIASNVLRSALLALLALLLAVPLAKAGTLDRAGMERHFPAPLVVGERDATLPVWPILKQEAGSYEVFAYAFESIDLAPIPGFGGTPPDLLVALAPDGTFRDVKVIAHHEPVFLEGLGSEPLFAFVEQYVGMSARRPIRVGRPNARGSGAAPQTTVDGISMATASTRVINESILAASLAVARAKLGFGAANLGLKVEARPDTGEALTVAELTTRGWLRRLTVTNAGAETAFRDAGVAGAGDGPAEAPLVDLTFADLNVPAIGRALLGAERFAALTRELGPGDHAVLVVSHGAENPLGDEFVLGSIPDRLTVMQGGLAVNARDMAIERRGAAPGLPDGPWTILRITAAAGFDPSAPWTLSAKIVRERGQIFPEKIAREFSADYALPADLFIREAAEAGPSWTDPWRARGVELGVITLALAGLVPVLARQRGLVADRRRFPAFRLAYLAFTLLFIGWYAQAQLSIVTLVGLVRAATVTHDLTFLLYDPPSLLLWAFVIATLVVWGRGTFCGWLCPFGALQEFVAWLAKPLRIRPVAVSPRLDRALRQVKYVLLAGILLAAATGSPLADSLSEAEPFKTAITLYFVRAWPFVAYALGLLVLNLFVYKGFCRYLCPLGASLAVLGRLRLLDWIPRRAECGSPCQLCKVRCRYGAIRSDGRIDYPECFQCMDCVTIIHDPGQCVPEVLARRRGKRIVPQPVAAE
- a CDS encoding putative transporter, major facilitator superfamily (Evidence 3 : Putative function from multiple computational evidences; Product type t : transporter) encodes the protein MWLDRKGGTASPASPRPEPAWTSKTHFYSTQGKPVLNAPHRADTAPRLSPAEIRSIIIGLVAAMLLAALDQTIVATAMPTIGLELGDAANLPWIVTAYLLASTAVTPLYGKLSDIHGRRIMLLIAITTFSVGSLLCALAPTMIALALARGLQGIGGGGLIALSQIILADILSAKERARYQVYIAGVFALSSVAGPLLGGFFAQHLHWSAIFWINLPIGLAAFILTNDKLRLLPRNERRHSVDYPGAALLVVSSTSLMLALSWGGVRYPWGSAPVLGLAAFGLLSGVAFAARLATAGEPLIPLSVLRDRVVTSATLAACFAMGTLIGLSIYVPIFLEGVIGLDPSRSGLAMVPLMVGTVVGATLSGRSMAYLRHYKRLPLALLTLSVGACGLLAFMGPELPLWFTEILFVLLSMGIGTVLPLSTIVVQNAVAPQQLGIATASMNFFRSLGGALIVAIFGTLVLGGAGGAGESAVHDMAALIRGADAGQLGQTFRLVFLAACFGLVLALGCLSLVEERPLQETVGHGRDGRGQRD
- a CDS encoding conserved protein of unknown function; putative exported protein; putative YVTN beta-propeller repeat family protein (Evidence 4 : Unknown function but conserved in other organisms), which gives rise to MPGFPETGLMRVPSADAAHENGRFCMSRAWTARLLLCAGLLGLATGPARAEEIFVSNERDNTVSVIDGTSLEVVRTFPVGRRPRGLTFSRDGRTLYVCASDSDAVQVIDPETGALRHNLPSGEDPEQFALAPDDRTLFIANEENATTTVVDAQTRKVLAQIDVGIEPEGMAVSPDGKTAVTTSETTNMVHWIDVPTLSATDATPVGQRPRAAAFSADGRMLWASSEIGGTVAVIDTASRKVVETIEFAVKGIAADRLQPVGITLTRDGRFAFVALGPSDRVAVIDAKTYKVLNYILVGRRVWQLAMTPDESRLFTTNGVSGDVTVIDVATQRPIRSVKVGRFPWGVAVRPAVTPERAAGAAP